CGTTCCCCCTGTTGCTTCCTTGTCGCCGTGATCCGCTGGCTCGGAAGGATGAGTATCTGGATCCGGTTCGGTGGGCGGCTGCGAAGCCCTCTCATTCAGCTGCTGGATGGACACGATGTCGCCCTGGCGGGAATCCACCGTCATCTCATACGTTCCGGTAGCCGACTGTAGCTCCAATCGATACACCCCGCCATCCAGTGTGGTCTTCGTTATTTCGCCGCCAGGATATTGGGAGAGCACCTCCTCCACCACTTCATCCGTTGACATGGCGGAAGTTGAAGGGCTAAAAGGACTCCATACCGCATTCACAATAATCAAAACCGCTACCAGCATCACGACACCCAGCAGCAGACTGACTTTTTTACGCATCGAATCACCTCGGATACAATCTGTCTTTACCGTCAGTATAGCGCAGCATGGTTAGAATACGATGAGAAAAAGGGAAGTTGGCAGCCTTTTATTTCGTTGCTTGAAGCCGAATCGTGGCGGTTGTACCCACACCTGGCAGGCTATCCAGCTCTATCGAAGCCGAGATGGCCTCTGCGATATCCTTTGCCAAGGACAGACCAAGGCCGGCGCCCCCACCCCGGCGGGTACGAGCCTCGTCCACCCGGTAGAAACGGTCGAAGACGTGCTCCAGCTCATCTTTGGCAATGCCGATTCCGCGGTCGATGACCCGGATATAAACTTCCGCTGGCTTCCTGCCGACCTGGATGACGATATGCTCATCGCTGTATTTGCGCGCATTATCCAGCAGAATGAACAAGAGCTGCTTCAGCCTGCGGCTGTCCGTCCAGCCGAGAACCTCGCCATCGGCTTCAACCTCCACCGTGCGGTTATAGGCATCGCGAAATGCGCGCGCGGAAGACTCCGATAATGTCACCAGATCCACCTGCTCCATTTCGACCTGCCATTGATCCTGATTGCGGGCAAGCAGCAGCAGCTGCTCCGTCAGCTCCTTCATCCGGATCGCTTCCGAATGGATCGCTTCAACGGATTCCATGAATAGCTCGGGCCGGTCCAGACCTCGCCGCTTCAACAAACTGGCGTAACTCTCGATGATGGTGAGCGGTGTCTTTAACTCATGGGAAGCATTGGACACGAATTGCTCCTGCCTTGCATGATTGCTCTCCAGCAGCGTAATCATATCGTTGAATGCAGCCCCCATCTCCACCAATTCATCCTTCGACTTCTCCTTCAGCTCGATTCGCCGAAACCGCCCGCTTTGCCGGATCTCCCGCATCGTTTGGATCAAAGCCGTAATCGGCTGCACGATTAAACGCCCCAATATCCGCGTCGAGATGATGACCGGAACTAAGGCAATTGCGGTTACGGCGACCAGCACGATTCGCAGCACTTGGAGCGTCTCCATCGTAGCGGCAAGACTGCGGGCGACCTGGATATTGACCACGACCCCGTCTCTCCAGATGAGGGGCAGGGAAACCATCGTGTACCGGATATTTTCATACTCGACGACCTTCACCTGCCTCTTCGTATCGTAAGGCAGCTTGAGCTCATCCATATCCTCCCCGGAGGAAGTCACCCAAGTAGATGGATACCGTTCATTGGGTCCGAGCAATTGGATCTTCCCGTCCAGCGGCACATAGCTCCGAAGCAATTCGCCCACCGGGATCGTATCCGCAGCCTTGGCCATTTCCCTCGATATTCTGGAGTCCTCGGCTTCCGCTTGCTCCAGCTGGCTGTCCACCGTCATTTTGCTGAACACATAGTATACGGATAAGTTCATGACAATCAGAATGGCCGCCATCAGCACCGATGAATAGAGGTGGATTTTACTGCTCAGCTTCATGGGGTCTCTTTCAACACATAGCCGACACCGCGGACGGTGTGAATGAGCTCGGATGTGCTGTCATGATCGATTTTCTTGCGGACATAACGTATATATACATCGACGACGTTGGTGTCGCCGTAATAATCGTATCCCCATACGGCAGCGAGAATCTGCTCGCGGTTCAGCACCTGCCGTTTATTCTTCAGTAAGTATACGAGCAAGTCAAATTCACGCGGCGTCAGATCGATCCTTCTGCCATCGCGAATGACTTCCCGCGTACCTTCGTTCAATTTCAAATCCGCTGCCGTAAGCCACTCCCCTGCCGCCTGCTCTTCCGGCTCCTGCTTGCCTTGGAGCCGCAGCGCAGCACGAATCCGCGCCAGCAGCTCTTCGATCTGAAACGGCTTCGTGATATAATCATTGGCTCCAAGATCAAGCCCCGATACTTTATCCTCAACGGAACTCTTGGCTGTCAGCAGCAGTACGGCTGTGTGGGAATCATGGGCACGAATCCGCCGCAGCAGCTCAATCCCGCTCAAACCGGGGAGCATGACATCCAGCAGAATTAAATCAACGTCCTGACTGCGGTATGCCTCCAGCGCATCCAGCCCGTTATCCGCCTTGGTGACCTGATATCCTTCACTCTCCAGCTCGATTTCAAGCAAACGGGATATTTTCGCTTCATCCTCAACAATTAGTATCTTCCCGCTCAAGCGCGTCCCTCCTACTATCGTATCGAAATGGCTTCTTAACCCGGAACGCGTGCAGCCCACTTGGCCGCTTGCGTAATCATTAAACGCAGCTGAGGTTGGAGAAAGGACGGCTCGTGATGACCCGGCATCAAGAAGACAACGCGTCCGATGCCATACGTATGGCACCAGGCAGCAGGCCACTGCTTGCCTTCGAATTCATAATGCAGCAGCACGGTTTTTTCCGTAAACGGACTGAATATGAACCGATAAGGCTCCTCATCCAGCACAAAAGGCTCCACGCCTTCCGTAATATCATGATCGGTCTCCCCCGGAACGAAGTACAGCTTCTCCATAGGCGGGTGTCCGTCAAAACGGGCGCCGATCAGCTGCGCCAGCTCATAACGATTGGCCAGCGTAACGCCGTTATGAATCACAAGCAAGCCGCCGCCTCCGCTTACATAGGACAGCAGACCTGCGGTCTGCCGGGGCGAAACGCGCTCGTCCCATAGGTCGCTGTAGGCGATGCAGAGCTCGTAAGGGTAGAGATTGCTTTCATGCAGCATTTTATGATTTTCCGTGCACTGCACGGTGAACATGTCGTTCAGCAAGTGTGTCATTTGTTTATCGATGCCTTGCAGCGGATGAAACTTCGGGTGGGTATAGCTGCCAAGCAGCAATGCTTTTCTTTTATCCATCGGTCATCCTCCTATTTACTACTCAATATTTCACATGATCCTTAGGAACATGCATGAAGAAGCTGGCATGGACTGAAATCTCCCCAACTTCATTACGTTATATCATGACATTATTCTTGGTTTTGAGCAAAGTAGCGGCCAAGCGCCACCATCATGCTGCCCATTCGCTCTTCCTCGGGAACCACCATGCGTTCAATGCCTTCCTCGCGAAGCCCCTGAGCCGTAACCTTGCCGACAGCCGCTGCCACGACCGGTCCGCGGAACGCCTCCAGCACAGCCTCCAGCTTGCCATGGGCACGTGCATAATCCGCAAGAAAACGAAACTGGGGCGCGCTTGTAAAAGCAACCGCGTGAACCTTGCCGTCCACAATTTCATCAACGAGTTGCGAAACATCCTCCTCCAGCGGCGGAATGTGCTTATAAGGCAGGATCTGCTCTACTACCGCCCCACGACTTTCCAGCCAATCCACCAGCTTCGGAGCAGACTCGCCATGCAGCTGAAGAATGACACGCTTGTCCGATAGGTCATGCGGCTCCAAAGACCGGATCAGCCCCGACGTACTGCCGTCATCATCTCTGACGACCGGTGCCAGCCCGCGCTTTTTCAGCGCATTGGCCGTTTTGTACCCTCTTGCCGCAATCGAGGTGCTCTGCAGCGTTTCATTCAATGTATCCAAAAGGCCCATCTGTTCTGCTGTATCATAAATGGCCTCCAGGCCGATTCCCGTCGTAAATATCGCCCACGGTGCAGGCGCCTTGAGCCAAGCTTCGATCGAACGGCGCAGTACTTCATCATCCAAAAATACGGTTCCCTGGGCCGGACGAAGCAGCGCGGTGCCACCCATCTTCTCCACCAGCTTGGCCATGTCTGCTGCCTTGCGCGGACCAGCTAAAGCGACGATCCGATCTTTCATATGCTGTGCCATGTTATATGCCCCACTCTCATCATTTTCTAGCTTGTGCATCCGTCAGTCTTACAGCTTCAAGCAGTTGACTCCAGTATAAAGGCCCCGCTCCTAGAGATAAAGCCACTTTGGTCTTATTCTTTCATAAAGCCCCCCTTTCCTGCCACAAACAAAAAAGCAGCAAAGGAATATAAGCTCCTTTACTGCTTCAACACGAAATATTCGGGGCATATTACAGCGCCCTTGAATCTCTTAAATCTTAAAGCGTTTCACCATCTCCTGCAGTTCTTCAGCTAAACGGCTTAAATCCGCAGCAGATGCGCTGACCTCTTCCATGGAAGCAAGCTGTTCCTGAGAGGCTGCCGATATGGTCTGGGTCTGGCTTGACGTTTGCTCTGACACCCCACGGATATCTTCAACGGACTTTTTCGTGGAAGCTGTATCTTGAGCCAATTCCTTAGCCGATTTCGAAGTGGTTCTTACCTGGCCGGACACCGTGTTCACTGCCTTTTTGATACGGGAGAAGGAGCGTCCGGTCAGATCCGCTGCGTCAACGCCGTCCGATACCTTCTGCCTGGCGGCTTCCGTCATTTCCATGGTTCGTTCCACCTCTGCCAGTATTCCTGTAATCAGCCCCGATATGTAATCCGCTGAGCTTTCCGACCTTTGAGCAAGCTTACGGATTTCCGCGGCTACAACCGCAAATCCTTTGCCCTGCTCCCCGGCTCTTGCAGCTTCGATAGAGGCATTCAGCGATAATAAACTCGTCTCCTTGGCAATGGCGGTAATGGCGGAAGCGATACCGCCGATCTCCTCGGTCCGCTCAGACAGCTGATGGATAACCCCATTCAGATCATTCATCGCATGATCAATATCCTGCATCGTCGCTGCTGCGGTAATCACCGTCTGGTTCCCTTCCTGGGCCAATTCCTCCGTCTGGTTCATGGCTGCAGTAACCTTCTCCAATACATCCGCAATGTCATCAGCATGCCGGGATACTTGAAGAATACCCTTCAGAATCTCCTCCGCGGCGTTCAACTGACGTTCACTGCCGGCGGCAACCTCCTGAATGGAAGACGTAACATGCTCGACGGCGCTTGTATTTTGCAGGGCGCTTGCG
Above is a window of Paenibacillus sp. FSL K6-1330 DNA encoding:
- a CDS encoding uroporphyrinogen-III synthase — encoded protein: MAQHMKDRIVALAGPRKAADMAKLVEKMGGTALLRPAQGTVFLDDEVLRRSIEAWLKAPAPWAIFTTGIGLEAIYDTAEQMGLLDTLNETLQSTSIAARGYKTANALKKRGLAPVVRDDDGSTSGLIRSLEPHDLSDKRVILQLHGESAPKLVDWLESRGAVVEQILPYKHIPPLEEDVSQLVDEIVDGKVHAVAFTSAPQFRFLADYARAHGKLEAVLEAFRGPVVAAAVGKVTAQGLREEGIERMVVPEEERMGSMMVALGRYFAQNQE
- a CDS encoding HAMP domain-containing sensor histidine kinase, whose amino-acid sequence is MKLSSKIHLYSSVLMAAILIVMNLSVYYVFSKMTVDSQLEQAEAEDSRISREMAKAADTIPVGELLRSYVPLDGKIQLLGPNERYPSTWVTSSGEDMDELKLPYDTKRQVKVVEYENIRYTMVSLPLIWRDGVVVNIQVARSLAATMETLQVLRIVLVAVTAIALVPVIISTRILGRLIVQPITALIQTMREIRQSGRFRRIELKEKSKDELVEMGAAFNDMITLLESNHARQEQFVSNASHELKTPLTIIESYASLLKRRGLDRPELFMESVEAIHSEAIRMKELTEQLLLLARNQDQWQVEMEQVDLVTLSESSARAFRDAYNRTVEVEADGEVLGWTDSRRLKQLLFILLDNARKYSDEHIVIQVGRKPAEVYIRVIDRGIGIAKDELEHVFDRFYRVDEARTRRGGGAGLGLSLAKDIAEAISASIELDSLPGVGTTATIRLQATK
- a CDS encoding ThuA domain-containing protein, producing MDKRKALLLGSYTHPKFHPLQGIDKQMTHLLNDMFTVQCTENHKMLHESNLYPYELCIAYSDLWDERVSPRQTAGLLSYVSGGGGLLVIHNGVTLANRYELAQLIGARFDGHPPMEKLYFVPGETDHDITEGVEPFVLDEEPYRFIFSPFTEKTVLLHYEFEGKQWPAAWCHTYGIGRVVFLMPGHHEPSFLQPQLRLMITQAAKWAARVPG
- a CDS encoding response regulator transcription factor, encoding MSGKILIVEDEAKISRLLEIELESEGYQVTKADNGLDALEAYRSQDVDLILLDVMLPGLSGIELLRRIRAHDSHTAVLLLTAKSSVEDKVSGLDLGANDYITKPFQIEELLARIRAALRLQGKQEPEEQAAGEWLTAADLKLNEGTREVIRDGRRIDLTPREFDLLVYLLKNKRQVLNREQILAAVWGYDYYGDTNVVDVYIRYVRKKIDHDSTSELIHTVRGVGYVLKETP
- a CDS encoding PepSY domain-containing protein, translated to MRKKVSLLLGVVMLVAVLIIVNAVWSPFSPSTSAMSTDEVVEEVLSQYPGGEITKTTLDGGVYRLELQSATGTYEMTVDSRQGDIVSIQQLNERASQPPTEPDPDTHPSEPADHGDKEATGGTTGGESGNGSGTSEPPATMITKEYAIKLSLEKVPGTVEDVEYRENKSSRYYLVEIEREDGREATIQVHAITGKIMTVTWDDEDD